The following proteins are co-located in the Synchiropus splendidus isolate RoL2022-P1 chromosome 14, RoL_Sspl_1.0, whole genome shotgun sequence genome:
- the dkk3b gene encoding dickkopf-related protein 3b isoform X1: protein MSAALWLCVSACVLLGSRAVLQRDVLKGKALSLNDMFREVEELMEDTQHMLEEAVDQIKNESSRSNSDRNHLSSVRNLEDGDVRIEVSAATVEECMVDEDCGELHYCQSKIQESRCLPCIPTDMPCTKDEECCSEQMCVWGQCTVNATRGREGTICQGQSDCEAGLCCAFQRELLFPVCNPRPKKGEACLSHPNLLMDMLAWDQEGPRDHCPCAGPLQCRLHRLGAACGE, encoded by the exons ATGTCTGCTGCTCTGTGGCTCTGTGTCTCGGCGTGCGTCCTGCTGGGCAGCCGCGCGGTGCTGCAGCGGGACGTCCTGAAGGGCAAAGCCCTGAGCCTCAACGACATGTTCCgcgaggtggaggagctgatggaggacacgcagcacatgctggaggaggcagtggaCCAG ATTAAAAACGAGAGCTCCAGGTCCAACTCAGACAGGAACCACCTCAGTTCTGTGAGAAACCTGGAGGACGGCGACGTCAGGATCGAAGTCTCGGCGGCGACTGTGGAG GAGTGCATGGTGGACGAGGACTGTGGGGAGCTGCACTACTGCCAGTCTAAGATCCAGGAGTCCAGGTGTCTCCCCTGCATCCCCACGGACATG CCGTGCACCAAGGACGAGGAGTGCTGCTCGGAGCAGATGTGCGTGTGGGGCCAGTGCACGGTCAACGCCACCAGAGGACGCGAGGGCACCATCTGTCAGGGGCAGAGCGACTGCGAGGCCGGGCTGTGTTGCGCCTTCCAGAGAG AGTTGCTGTTTCCGGTGTGTAACCCCAGACCGAAGAAGGGGGAGGCCTGCCTGAGTCACCCCAACTTACTGATGGACATGCTGGCCTGGGACCAGGAGGGGCCCCGGGACCACTGCCCCTGCGCCGGGCCGCTGCAGTGCCGACTGCACAG ACTCGGCGCCGCCTGTGGAGAGTAG
- the dkk3b gene encoding dickkopf-related protein 3b isoform X2 gives MSAALWLCVSACVLLGSRAVLQRDVLKGKALSLNDMFREVEELMEDTQHMLEEAVDQECMVDEDCGELHYCQSKIQESRCLPCIPTDMPCTKDEECCSEQMCVWGQCTVNATRGREGTICQGQSDCEAGLCCAFQRELLFPVCNPRPKKGEACLSHPNLLMDMLAWDQEGPRDHCPCAGPLQCRLHRLGAACGE, from the exons ATGTCTGCTGCTCTGTGGCTCTGTGTCTCGGCGTGCGTCCTGCTGGGCAGCCGCGCGGTGCTGCAGCGGGACGTCCTGAAGGGCAAAGCCCTGAGCCTCAACGACATGTTCCgcgaggtggaggagctgatggaggacacgcagcacatgctggaggaggcagtggaCCAG GAGTGCATGGTGGACGAGGACTGTGGGGAGCTGCACTACTGCCAGTCTAAGATCCAGGAGTCCAGGTGTCTCCCCTGCATCCCCACGGACATG CCGTGCACCAAGGACGAGGAGTGCTGCTCGGAGCAGATGTGCGTGTGGGGCCAGTGCACGGTCAACGCCACCAGAGGACGCGAGGGCACCATCTGTCAGGGGCAGAGCGACTGCGAGGCCGGGCTGTGTTGCGCCTTCCAGAGAG AGTTGCTGTTTCCGGTGTGTAACCCCAGACCGAAGAAGGGGGAGGCCTGCCTGAGTCACCCCAACTTACTGATGGACATGCTGGCCTGGGACCAGGAGGGGCCCCGGGACCACTGCCCCTGCGCCGGGCCGCTGCAGTGCCGACTGCACAG ACTCGGCGCCGCCTGTGGAGAGTAG